Proteins from one Anthonomus grandis grandis chromosome 8, icAntGran1.3, whole genome shotgun sequence genomic window:
- the LOC126739514 gene encoding fumarylacetoacetase isoform X2 translates to MSLGLSEWKEARNRLQELLSEDVATLRDNTELRERAFILQSEAKMHLPAHIGDYTDFYSSIHHATNVGIMFRDKNNALLPNWRHLPVGYHGRASSVVISGTPIHRPYGQTLPVEGAAPVFGPCKLMDFELEMAFFVGGSNKLGEPISVQKAHEHIFGFVIMNDWSARDIQKWEYVPLGPFTAKNLGTSLSPWVVTTLALEPFIVDNYPQEPEPFPYLKHNDKFNFDISLEVDITPKDSNVSTTVCRSNFKHLYWTVKQQLAHHTVTGCNVNPGDLMASGTISGETSDSFGSLLELSWKGTKPIKLHDGTQRKFLQDGDTVTMKAFCEGEGYNVGFGVCTGQLLPAREISF, encoded by the exons ATGTCCCTCGGCTTATCTGAATGGAAAGAGGCTCGTAACAGGCTGCAAGAGTTACTCTCTGAAGATGTAGCCACTTTAAGGGACAACACAGAACTAAGAGAAAG agcaTTTATACTACAAAGTGAAGCCAAAATGCACCTGCCTGCCCATATAGGGGACTACACCGACTTCTATTCATCCATACATCATGCCACTAATGTAGGAATCATGTTTCGTGATAAAAACAATGCCCTATTGCCAAACTG GAGACATCTGCCAGTGGGTTATCATGGTAGGGCCAGCTCGGTGGTTATTTCAGGAACCCCGATACACAGGCCCTATGGCCAAACTCTACCTGTAGAAG GTGCTGCTCCCGTTTTCGGCCCATGTAAACTAATGGACTTTGAACTGGAAATGGCATTTTTTGTCGGTGGATCGAACAAGTTGGGCGAACCTATCAGTGTCCAGAAAGCGCACGAACACATTTTCGGTTTTGTTATTATGAATGATTGGAGCG CTAGGGATATTCAAAAATGGGAATACGTGCCTTTAGGGCCTTTCACCGCAAAAAATTTGGGCACGTCTTTATCTCCTTGGGTGGTCACCACGTTGGCACTGGAGCCATTTATCGTCGACAATTACCCACAGGAACCGGAGCCGTTTCCGTATTTAAAGCATAACGATAAGTTTAACTTTGATATCAGTTTGGAAGTGGACATAACGC CAAAGGATTCGAACGTTTCCACAACCGTGTGTCGATCGAACTTCAAACATCTTTATTGGACAGTAAAGCAACAATTGGCCCACCATACTGTCACCGGATGTAATGTTAACCCGGGAGATTTAATGGCTAGTGGCACGATAAGTGGAGAA aCCTCCGATTCGTTTGGATCGTTACTAGAGCTGTCGTGGAAGGGCACCAAACCCATCAAGCTTCACGATGGTACTCAAAGAAAATTCCTTCAAGATGGCGACACTGTAACCATGAAGGCGTTTTGCGAGGGTGAAGGTTATAATGTGGGATTTGGAGTTTGTACTGGACAGCTCTTACCAGCAAGAGAGATtagtttttaa
- the LOC126739514 gene encoding fumarylacetoacetase isoform X1 yields MRSFIKYSKYCDFPIENLPYGVFSTANDGTPKIGVAIGEYILNLYEVAHLFNGPLLKDKHHVFKQTTLNSFMSLGLSEWKEARNRLQELLSEDVATLRDNTELRERAFILQSEAKMHLPAHIGDYTDFYSSIHHATNVGIMFRDKNNALLPNWRHLPVGYHGRASSVVISGTPIHRPYGQTLPVEGAAPVFGPCKLMDFELEMAFFVGGSNKLGEPISVQKAHEHIFGFVIMNDWSARDIQKWEYVPLGPFTAKNLGTSLSPWVVTTLALEPFIVDNYPQEPEPFPYLKHNDKFNFDISLEVDITPKDSNVSTTVCRSNFKHLYWTVKQQLAHHTVTGCNVNPGDLMASGTISGETSDSFGSLLELSWKGTKPIKLHDGTQRKFLQDGDTVTMKAFCEGEGYNVGFGVCTGQLLPAREISF; encoded by the exons ATGcgaagttttattaaatattccaaatattGTGATTTTCCTATTGAAAATTTACCTTATGGAGTGTTTTCTACGGCTAACGAT GGAACACCTAAGATAGGAGTAGCCATTGGAGAGTACATTCTAAACCTATATGAAGTTGCTCACTTATTCAATGGGCCACTATTAAAAGACAAACATCATGTTTTTAAACag ACTACCCTAAACAGTTTTATGTCCCTCGGCTTATCTGAATGGAAAGAGGCTCGTAACAGGCTGCAAGAGTTACTCTCTGAAGATGTAGCCACTTTAAGGGACAACACAGAACTAAGAGAAAG agcaTTTATACTACAAAGTGAAGCCAAAATGCACCTGCCTGCCCATATAGGGGACTACACCGACTTCTATTCATCCATACATCATGCCACTAATGTAGGAATCATGTTTCGTGATAAAAACAATGCCCTATTGCCAAACTG GAGACATCTGCCAGTGGGTTATCATGGTAGGGCCAGCTCGGTGGTTATTTCAGGAACCCCGATACACAGGCCCTATGGCCAAACTCTACCTGTAGAAG GTGCTGCTCCCGTTTTCGGCCCATGTAAACTAATGGACTTTGAACTGGAAATGGCATTTTTTGTCGGTGGATCGAACAAGTTGGGCGAACCTATCAGTGTCCAGAAAGCGCACGAACACATTTTCGGTTTTGTTATTATGAATGATTGGAGCG CTAGGGATATTCAAAAATGGGAATACGTGCCTTTAGGGCCTTTCACCGCAAAAAATTTGGGCACGTCTTTATCTCCTTGGGTGGTCACCACGTTGGCACTGGAGCCATTTATCGTCGACAATTACCCACAGGAACCGGAGCCGTTTCCGTATTTAAAGCATAACGATAAGTTTAACTTTGATATCAGTTTGGAAGTGGACATAACGC CAAAGGATTCGAACGTTTCCACAACCGTGTGTCGATCGAACTTCAAACATCTTTATTGGACAGTAAAGCAACAATTGGCCCACCATACTGTCACCGGATGTAATGTTAACCCGGGAGATTTAATGGCTAGTGGCACGATAAGTGGAGAA aCCTCCGATTCGTTTGGATCGTTACTAGAGCTGTCGTGGAAGGGCACCAAACCCATCAAGCTTCACGATGGTACTCAAAGAAAATTCCTTCAAGATGGCGACACTGTAACCATGAAGGCGTTTTGCGAGGGTGAAGGTTATAATGTGGGATTTGGAGTTTGTACTGGACAGCTCTTACCAGCAAGAGAGATtagtttttaa
- the LOC126739533 gene encoding uncharacterized protein LOC126739533, whose translation MLFVGLSLSMFLLFLLNMGYTEEEKFEIMRLFYKNNNNVARAQAEYHRIHPEMRVPARSTFYYTERSMRNHKNLQRKKRTVLANADEELQILLYFQEKPYLSTVDASRHFQCSRSKIQRVLQKYGYHPYKLMPVQKLTNNHEIRRLTYCNQMLDIKNVDNDIFNKILWTDEAVFTTAGMYNRKNTHMWAPANPHAYVEIKKKGRMHGRS comes from the exons atgttatttgttgGGCTGTCACTGTCAATGTTTCTGCTATTTCTTTTGAATATGGGTTATACCGAAGAAGAAAAGTTTGAAATTATGAGgttgttttacaaaaacaacaataatgTTGCTCGAGCGCAAGCTGAATATCACCGTATTCATCCCGAAATGAGAGTTCCTGCTAGGTCCACTTTTTATTACACTGAAAGGAGTATGAGAAACCACAAAAATctacaaagaaaaaaacgaaCAGTTTTAGCTAACGCGGATGAAgaactacaaattttattatattttcaag aaaaaccatatttatcaaccgtagaTGCTAGTAGACACTTTCAATGCTCTAGATCTAAGATTCAAAGAGTTCTTCAGAAATATGGATATCATCCTTACAAATTGATGCcagtacaaaaattaacaaataatcatGAAATAAGAAGGCTAACATACTGTAATCAGATGTTAGATATAAAAAACGTAGATAAcgatatctttaataaaatcttgtgGACGGATGAAGCTGTATTTACAACAGCAGGGatgtataatagaaaaaatactcaCATGTGGGCACCAGCAAATCCTCACGCATacgtcgaaataaaaaaaaagggcAGAATGCATGGGCGGAGTTAG
- the LOC126739535 gene encoding fas apoptotic inhibitory molecule 1 codes for MSQTSATLKKSNSQDRSDVVAYWSVPLLDGAHLVEFEHGTTTGKRVLRIDGKEVLRKDWMFKLVGDIRFKLGKQEANCELRVDPIPPFYFTYALWVDGKPLQKFLDKQSESIRSWSVVLEGKRYFVALERQTLEIWLNGLPVEVERDFVDGGTEMRFKINDLDAAMRSNRGAKEISYDLFIDNRLIMDNNDA; via the exons atgagTCAAACTTcagcaacattaaaaaaatctaattctcAAGACAGATCGGACGTGGTGGCTTATTGGAGTGTGCCCCTGTTAGATGGTGCTCATTTGGTTGAATTTGAACATGGCACTACCACCGGTAAACGAGTATTAAGAATAGATGGAAAG GAAGTTCTACGGAAAGATTGGATGTTCAAACTCGTTGGCGACATAAGATTTAAACTCGGAAAACAAGAAGCTAACTGTGAATTAAGAGTGGACCCGATACCGCCGTTTTACTTTACGTACGCTCTCTGGGTTGATGGGAAACCTCTGCAAAAGTTTCTGGACAAACAATCGGAATCCATTAGGTCCTGGAGCGTGGTTTTGGAGGGCAAAAGATATTTTGTCGCTCTCG AGCGTCAAACTCTGGAAATCTGGCTCAACGGGCTCCCGGTTGAAGTTGAACGCGACTTCGTAGACGGAGGCACCGAAATGCgttttaaaattaacgatttggATGCTGCGATGCGATCCAATCGAGGCGCCAAAGAGATATCGTATGATTTATTCATTGATAACAGACTAATAATGGATAATAATGATGCTTAA